A stretch of the Aphanothece sacrum FPU1 genome encodes the following:
- a CDS encoding 30S ribosomal protein S1, whose amino-acid sequence MVTQKTTATKNIGFTHEDFAALLDKYDYHFSPGDVVPGTVFSMEPRGALIDIGAKTAAYIPIQEMSINRVDDPKDVLQSNETREFFILTDENEDGQLTLSIRRIEYMRAWERVRQLQAEDATVRSNVFATNRGGALVRIEGLRGFIPGSHISTREAKEDLVGEELPLKFLEVDEERNRLVLSHRRALVERKMNGLEVGQVVIGSVRGIKPYGAFIDIGGVSGLLHISEISHDHIDTPHSVFGVNDELKVMIIDLDAERGRISLSTKQLEPEAGDMLKNRDLVFEKAEEMAVKYRLKLLAEAEGKVAVPEEELLEIPSALEIDDEELAVAATEE is encoded by the coding sequence ATGGTAACTCAGAAAACAACAGCAACTAAAAACATTGGCTTTACTCACGAGGATTTTGCCGCACTTCTCGATAAATACGACTATCATTTTAGTCCTGGGGATGTAGTTCCTGGGACTGTTTTTAGTATGGAACCGAGAGGCGCGCTGATTGACATTGGGGCAAAAACTGCCGCCTATATTCCTATTCAGGAGATGTCAATCAATCGGGTTGATGACCCTAAAGATGTTCTCCAGTCTAATGAGACGAGAGAATTTTTCATTCTAACGGATGAAAATGAAGACGGACAACTGACTCTCTCCATTCGTCGCATTGAGTATATGCGAGCTTGGGAACGGGTTCGTCAACTCCAAGCAGAAGATGCGACCGTGCGATCTAATGTTTTTGCTACTAACCGAGGTGGGGCCTTAGTTCGTATTGAAGGGTTGAGGGGATTTATTCCTGGTTCACATATTAGTACCCGTGAAGCGAAGGAAGATTTAGTCGGGGAAGAACTACCCTTAAAATTTCTCGAAGTTGATGAAGAACGGAACCGTCTGGTGTTAAGTCACCGTCGCGCGTTGGTTGAACGTAAGATGAATGGCTTAGAAGTGGGTCAAGTGGTCATCGGTTCAGTGCGCGGTATCAAACCTTATGGTGCGTTTATCGACATTGGGGGAGTTAGTGGACTGCTACATATTTCTGAAATTTCCCATGACCATATTGATACTCCTCATAGTGTCTTTGGGGTTAATGATGAATTAAAGGTCATGATTATTGACCTAGATGCAGAAAGAGGCCGTATTTCTCTGTCTACGAAACAATTAGAACCCGAAGCAGGAGATATGCTGAAAAATCGGGATTTAGTCTTCGAGAAAGCGGAAGAAATGGCGGTTAAATATCGTCTGAAACTTTTAGCAGAAGCAGAAGGAAAAGTCGCTGTACCTGAAGAAGAACTTCTTGAGATTCCTTCAGCTTTGGAAATAGATGATGAAGAACTCGCGGTTGCTGCGACTGAGGAATAA
- a CDS encoding DUF3782 domain-containing protein, whose translation MATTADDVWQLLAELATRQSELTAAQKETDLQLKETDLQLKEVSQQQKENAQQQKENAQQQKKTDRQLKELGKQIGGLGAKFGSFTEGLALPSMEKILRQRFGMEIISPSVRARKEGQHMEIDVLAYANGNINTAYIVEVKSHAREDSITQLKSILQRFRTFFPEHKDKQLYGILAAVDMSPELREKTLQEGLYVARINDQVFELDIPENFQPLSY comes from the coding sequence ATGGCAACCACCGCAGACGACGTATGGCAACTCCTTGCTGAATTGGCCACTAGGCAATCGGAATTAACGGCTGCTCAAAAAGAAACTGACCTACAACTGAAGGAAACTGATTTACAACTCAAGGAAGTTAGTCAACAACAGAAGGAAAATGCTCAACAACAAAAGGAAAATGCTCAACAACAGAAGAAGACTGATCGCCAACTCAAAGAATTAGGCAAACAAATTGGAGGACTTGGTGCAAAATTTGGTAGCTTTACCGAAGGTCTTGCCCTCCCCTCAATGGAAAAGATTCTAAGACAACGCTTTGGCATGGAAATTATCAGTCCTAGTGTACGCGCCCGTAAAGAAGGGCAACATATGGAAATTGATGTCCTCGCCTATGCCAATGGTAATATTAATACTGCCTATATTGTTGAGGTTAAAAGTCATGCCAGAGAAGATTCTATTACTCAATTAAAAAGTATTCTGCAACGTTTTCGTACTTTTTTCCCTGAACACAAAGATAAACAACTCTATGGCATTTTAGCTGCTGTAGATATGTCTCCCGAATTACGGGAAAAAACCCTACAAGAAGGGCTTTATGTTGCTCGTATTAATGATCAAGTATTTGAACTCGATATTCCTGAAAACTTTCAACCCCTAAGCTATTAA
- a CDS encoding DMT family transporter gives MNLNLNKTSTLQSSLLLIAPFFLWGTAMVAMKGVIPHTTPLFMAGMRLVPAGILVLIVAAMSGRSQPKTIKAWLWIGLFALLDGAMFQGFLAAGLTKTGAGLGSVIIDSQPLAVALMSSWLFGEIIGLWGGIGLGIGIIGISLIGLPQEWFQSLWETQSITFNFTDQNLLNSGELWMLFASLSMAAGTVSIRYVSRHCDAVVATGWHMIIGGIPLFLASILWESQQWINIDLQGWLAISYATIFGSAIAYGIFFYLAAKGNLTSLSSLTFLTPVFALSFGNLLLGEVLTGLQWGGVSLTLVSIYLINQRENIGEQLQNLASLNG, from the coding sequence ATGAACTTGAATCTTAATAAAACATCTACGTTACAGTCATCTTTGCTTCTCATTGCACCTTTTTTTCTCTGGGGAACGGCAATGGTAGCCATGAAAGGGGTTATTCCTCATACAACTCCTTTATTCATGGCTGGAATGCGTTTAGTTCCTGCGGGAATTCTAGTGTTAATTGTAGCAGCAATGTCAGGACGTTCTCAACCTAAAACTATTAAAGCTTGGTTATGGATTGGGTTATTTGCTTTATTAGATGGGGCCATGTTTCAAGGGTTTCTTGCTGCTGGTTTAACTAAAACTGGGGCAGGTTTAGGGTCAGTTATTATTGATTCTCAACCTTTAGCTGTTGCTTTGATGTCTAGTTGGTTATTTGGAGAAATTATTGGACTTTGGGGAGGTATTGGGTTAGGTATTGGTATCATAGGAATTAGTTTAATTGGACTGCCTCAAGAATGGTTTCAAAGTTTATGGGAAACTCAATCTATTACTTTTAATTTTACAGATCAGAACCTCTTAAATAGTGGGGAGTTATGGATGTTATTCGCATCGCTTTCTATGGCTGCTGGAACGGTTTCTATTCGTTATGTAAGTCGTCATTGTGATGCGGTTGTTGCTACAGGTTGGCACATGATTATTGGGGGTATTCCTTTATTTTTAGCTTCTATTCTTTGGGAATCTCAACAGTGGATAAATATTGATTTACAAGGTTGGTTAGCTATTAGTTATGCTACTATATTTGGCAGTGCGATCGCTTATGGAATCTTTTTCTATTTAGCGGCTAAAGGAAATTTAACCAGTTTAAGTTCTTTAACTTTTTTGACTCCTGTTTTTGCTTTAAGTTTTGGTAATTTATTGTTAGGAGAAGTGTTAACGGGACTTCAATGGGGAGGAGTCAGTTTAACTTTAGTTAGTATTTATCTTATTAATCAACGGGAAAATATCGGAGAACAGTTACAAAATTTAGCATCTTTAAATGGGTAA